A window of the Theileria parva strain Muguga chromosome 2, complete sequence, whole genome shotgun sequence genome harbors these coding sequences:
- the ctu1 gene encoding TIGR00269 family protein → MLKCEYCFEGSAVLRRSFSGLPSCKNCFIESFENDIYEYIMRDKLISSGDRVCVGVSGGKDSSVLAHVLSKIKETYGLDWNLYLLGVDEGIKGYRDDSLKVVKSMHDKYKIELKILSFKERFGFSMDQVVKLIGKKGNCTVCGSFRRQMLEIGARIFEANVLCTGHNADDMAETVLLNLFRGDLLKLTSNSNSPSDTTVDNTSESVNKVRIRRVKPLKYSFEKEIVLYARYLSLDYFSTECIYSPEAYRGHMRSFIKNLELINPQIILNIIRSGDNFKSDHRGIGEVTGRNYCQICGIDSVNNICKPCKIVQQLHTLNGLNGINDKSGKDEFDDSGTSVNEGVVDLESGIEMGKKAGKTNYITKGMRRRVKLRYDG, encoded by the exons ATGTTGAAGTGTGAGTATTGTTTTGAGGGTTCTGCAGTTTTACGGAGATCCTTTTCAGGTCTTCCATCGTGTAAAAACTGCTTTATAGAATcctttgaaaatgatatttaCGAGTATATTATGAGAGATAAACTCATATCTTCCGGCGACAGAGTGTGTGTTGGTGTTTCTGGAGGTAAGGATTCCTCGGTTTTAGCTCACGtattaagtaaaattaaggaAACATATGGACTGGATTGGAATTTATACCTTTTAGGAGTAGACGAGGGTATCAAAGGGTACAGAGATGACTCTTTAAAAGTAGTCAAGTCGATGCATGACAAGTATAAAATCGAGTTAAAAATCTTAAGTTTTAAGGAAAGGTTTGGGTTTAGCATGGACCAAGTGGTGAAATTAATTGGTAAAAAAGGAAATTGTACTGTTTGCGGCTCTTTTAGGCGTCAAATGCTTGAAATTGGCGCTAGAATTTTTGAAGCTAATGTTTTATGTACTGGTCATAACGCTGATGATATGGCGGAAACTGTACTACTCAACCTCTTCAGAGGTGATCTACTCAAACTCACATCCAACTCCAATAGTCCCTCTGACACTACTGTTGACAATACATCCGAGAGTGTTAATAAAGTTAGAATAAGAAGAGTGAAGCCTTTGAAATATTCATTTGAGAAGGAGATAGTTTTATATGCTCGTTACTTGTCATTGGATTACTTTTCTACAGAGTGTATTTACTCTCCAGAGGCTTACAGAGGACATATGCGCTCATTTATTAAGAATCTTGAACTCATAAACCCTCAGATTATACTTAACATAATCCGGTCAggtgataattttaagtcGGATCACAGGGGAATTGGCGAAGTTACAGGGAGAAATTACTGTCAAATCTGTGGAATTGACAGTGTTAACAACATTTGTAAACCCTGCAAAATCGTACAGCAATTACATACACTCAACG GATTGAATGGTATAAATGATAAGAGTGGTAAGGATGAGTTTGATGATTCTGGTACATCTGTGAATGAGGGAGTAGTTGATTTGGAATCTGGGATAGAAATGGGTAAAAAAGCTGggaaaacaaattatatcaCCAAAGGCATGAGAAGGAGAGTGAAACTACGATATGACGGCTAA
- a CDS encoding ATP synthase F0 subunit C: MSSLINGLGRSLVLRGGISTFSGLRGLSQVPSAHTATKGLITHINTPARTQSFRRLSVFEPTLRQNYALNFNKTGSMGSLMPYNNKFGVRYDGGVATLGAAVALMSVGGVAQGIGNLFAALVSGTARNPSIKEDLFTYTLIGMGFLEFLAIVCILMGAIMLYS; the protein is encoded by the exons ATGTCGTCTTTAATTAATGGTTTGGGCCGTTCTTTGGTTTTAAGAGGTGGAATTTCAACCTTTTCAGGCCTTAGAGGTCTGTCTCAAGTTCCTTCCGCTCACACCGCAACGAAAGGTCTTATTACTCATATAAATACACCCGCAAGAACCCAAAGCTTTAGGCGCTTATCTGTTTTTGAACCCACTCTCAGACAGAATTATGCactcaattttaataaaacc GGTTCTATGGGAAGTTTAATGCCATATAATAACAAGTTTGGAGTGAGATATGATGGAGGAGTTGCAACTTTGGGAGCTGCTGTGGCTTTGATGTCAGTGGGAGGAGTGGCTCAGGGAATTGGAAATTTGTTCGCAGCTCTTGTCTCAGGAACTGCCAGAAACCCATCGATTAAGGAAGACTTGTTTACTTATACTCTTATAGGAATGGGTTTTCTTGAGTTTCTAGCCATCGTTTGTATCCTCATGGGCGCTATCATGTTATATTCTTAA
- the Ncl gene encoding RNA recognition motif family protein (or RNP domain; RBD; RRM), translating to MTEEDGEIYTDSSGSSDDETISALLSTKSTNTNVTKDVKKEESSEAPKKTNKPEEAKPETKVAKLEKKSDSDDESSDDSDSESDVKELKSEDLEIKVEKPVASNAKLVPSSKDTSEKPQSPKRKRNTPKTSPSAKDVKQEKMDESDKKSPKKSKSKERKPKKDESKEDESEPKPKKPRKPKTKTEKTNEGKDEVLTRLSNDQVFKSLKDKMDDLPLGELKDKLLAKSPSESSTDSTLSNDSDEESNSDNEAPLTQPEKSPKSTKPTKQDSDEEVEEVKEKRSDKMNGVKSGDQFINKERLKTTFKTKFDVPEGCEIFCGNIPVESTEDEIRELFEECGKITRVNKLNRKGVAFITFSNEESAKKALDYNNSPYKGQNLSIRITVKKGPRTQKFGSNRKSNYSSSSSFGSSGSGFGQKYVSREATNEICIRNLNFNSSEEGLRELFSECGQVTRCYMPKFHDSGKPMGTAFISFTTVEAAKRAVEYDNTDIDGRTVSIQYALPRDPRSSRGRATKGRFTTGVNKSGTFARSFGQKKSTNDDSNHVNGALNESSEQENKPKSIIFDDEDDE from the exons atgacgGAAG AAGATGGTGAAATTTACACTGATTCAAGTGGTTCCAGTGATGACGAAACTATCAGTGCGTTATTATCAACTAAAAGCACCAATACCAATGTCACCAAGGATGTAAAAAAGGAAGAATCAAGTGAGGCACCTAAAAAGACAAATAAACCTGAGGAAGCTAAACCTGAAACTAAAGTTGCCAAACTTGAAAAAAAATCTGACTCGGACGACGAGTCTTCAGATGACTCAGACTCTGAAAGTGATGTGAAGGAGCTCAAGTCTGAGGATTTGGAAATTAAAGTTGAGAAACCAGTTGCTTCAAATGCAAAATTAGTTCCCAGCTCAAAAGATACAAGCGAGAAACCTCAATCGCCAAAAAGGAAAAGGAATACCCCCAAAACCTCTCCCAGTGCCAAGGATGTGAAACAGGAGAAAATGGATGAATCTGATAAGAAATCACCCAAGAAGAGTAAATCCAAGGAGAGGAAACCTAAGAAAGATGAATCGAAGGAAGATGAATCAGAACCGAAACCTAAAAAACCGAGAAAACCAAAAACTAAAACTGAAAAAACTAATGAGGGTAAAGATGAAGTATTGACGAGGTTGAGTAATGATCAGGTATTTAAGTCATTGAAGGATAAGATGGATGACTTACCATTGGGTGAATTGAAGGACAAATTACTTGCAAAATCACCTTCTGAATCTTCCACTGACTCAACTTTATCCAACGATTCAGATGAAGAAAGCAATTCAGATAATGAAGCACCACTTACTCAACCGGAAAAATCACCAAAAAGTACTAAACCTACTAAACAGGATAGTGATGAGGAAGTTGAGGAAGTGAAGGAGAAAAGGTCAGATAAAATGAATGGTGTCAAGTCTGGAGaccaatttattaacaaaGAGAGACTTAAAACAACATTCAAAACCAAATTTGATGTTCCCGAAG GATGTGAGATATTCTGCGGAAATATACCAGTGGAATCAACAGAGGACGAGATACGTGAGTTGTTTGAAGAATGCGGAAAGATAACAAGAGTAAACAAGCTAAACCGTAAAGGAGTGGCGTTTATAACGTTTTCAAACGAAGAATCCGCAAAGAAGGCATTGGATTATAACAATTCACCCTACAAGGGACAGAATTTGAGTATTAGAATTACGGTTAAAAAAGGTCCGAGAACTCAAAAGTTTGGTTCAAACCGTAAATCTAACTATTCGTCCTCTAGTTCATTCGGATCTTCAGGTTCAGGTTTTGGACAAAAATACGTTTCCAGAGAGGCTACGAACGAGATTTGTATCAGAAATTTGAACTTCAATAGCAGTGAAGAGGGTTTGAGAGAGTTGTTCAGCGAGTGCGGTCAAGTGACGAGATGTTATATGCCAAAGTTTCACGACTCTGGAAAACCGATGGGAACGGCATTTATATCCTTTACAACTGTAGAGGCAGCCAAAAGAGCAGTAGAATATGATAACACAGATATTGACGGTAGGACAGTTTCAATCCAGTATGCACTGCCAAGAGACCCAAGAAGCTCAAGAGGTAGGGCAACCAAGGGTAGATTCACCACTGGAGTGAATAAATCAGGAACCTTTGCACGCTCGTTTGGACAAAAAAAGTCCACAAACGATGACTCAAATCACGTAAACGGTGCTCTAAACGAATCCTCTGAACAGGAAAACAAACCCAAGTCCATCATATTCGACGATGAGGATGATGAATAA
- a CDS encoding Leucine carboxyl methyltransferase family protein, which produces MDSLEIVKKTCYSPLGVKARAAQVGYFEDEFIDKFTEPVEKSNFLNILHVVRVNAFRSVLDKFVESFPGQTVQCVNLGAGFDTTAFWLIRKYNNVVCFDTDFDDQMKAKSKVMVENEVFKELLPDLKLVDGFVTSNKYKIVPFDLSNVNEFKNLVDSGLSPKYPTLYLAEFVFLYVKSEVVKEFVDHLYDFSSEDSALMLSESVSPNFDIFFRCLSPVKLQNITLKSSGFVITQYKVQSLGRKVYGPMEYPSVESQIQRYSKRWNVKMVCYNEFYNMNTSEEEKKRIIELEDFKNMRELGASFSHFMFGLLYKEYHKLPGVVELFTVKENYDYESKAPYFIPFGVNFDPNTEVDFQYFKTVCFDKIPRDDPESQTIEYDTN; this is translated from the exons ATGGATTCTCTGGAAATCGTCAAGAAAACATGCTATTCGCCGTTAGGAGTTAAAGC AAGAGCAGCTCAAGTCGGATACTTTGAAGACGAgtttattgataaatttacagaGCCTGTGGAAAAGTCAAATTTCCTTAATATCC TTCATGTGGTTCGAGTTAATGCATTTCGGAGCGTTTTGGACAAGTTCGTTGAATCTTTTCCGGGCCAAACTGTCCAATGTGTTAATCTTGGCGCTGGATTTGATACCACGGCATTTTGGTTGATCCGTAAATACAACAATGTTGTGTGTTTTGACACTGATTTCGATGACCAAATGAAGGCCAAATCTAAGGTTATGgttgaaaatgaagttTTCAAGGAACTTCTACCCGATCTCAAGCTGGTAGATGGATTCGTTACttcaaataaatataaaatt GTGCCATTTGACTTATCGAAtgttaatgaatttaagAACCTTGTTGATTCGGGACTATCTCCAAA ATATCCAACGTTGTATTTGGCTGAATTTGTCTTTTTATACGTAAAATCTGAAGTTGTAAAAGAG TTTGTTGACCATTTGTATGATTTTTCAAGTGAAGATTCTGCTCTTATGCTTTCAGAATCGGTGAGTCCAAATTTTGATATCTTTTTTAGATGTTTGTCCCCAGTGAAGTTGCAAAATATTACGTTAAAATCATCGGGGTTTGTAATAACACAATATAAAGTTCAGAGTTTAGGGAGAAAAGTCTATGGCCCAATGGAGTATCCAAGCGTAGAATCACAAATCCAAAG ATATAGTAAGCGTTGGAATGTTAAAATGGTTTGCTATAATGAGTTCTACAACATGAACACTTCAGAGGAGGAGAAAAAGAGaattata GAATTGGAAGACTTTAAGAATATGAGAGAATTGGGAGCCTCGTTCTCACACTTTATGTTCGGCCTGTTATATAAGGAATATCATAAGTTGCCTGGTGTTGTAGAGCTCTTTACTGTTAAGGAAAACTATGATTACGAGTCCAAGGCTCCTTACTTTATCCCCTTCGGCGTTAACTTTGATCCTAACACTGAAGTCGACTTTCAGTATTTCAAAACTGTCTGCTTTGATAAAATCCCACGAGATGACCCCGAATCTCAAACCATTGAATACGATactaactaa
- the ryh1 gene encoding uncharacterized protein — protein sequence MTNSDGMTSVSNQRNKIVLLGEQSAGKTSIVTRFVYDHYIPAYAATIGIDFLSKVVTVNQKTMRLQLWDTAGQERFRSLMPSYIRDSSSAIVVYDITNRESFDRTRQWIKDIKDMRGDKAVIVVVGNKTDLLDKRTVSFEEGQSLANEMNCFFRETSAKNGDNVQELFTLVATELLKTIEPEPVSDKLVDIDLKPSAPSESTSCAGRSAASFTSLSKVCSRN from the exons atgactaaTTCGGATGGAA TGACATCGGTGAGTAATCAGAGGAATAAAATCGTACTGCTTGGTGAGCAGAGTGCGGGTAAAACGTCGATAGTGACTCGATTTGTGTATGATCACTATATACCTGCGTATGCTGCTACTATCGGGATAGATTTTTTGAGTAAGGTGGTGACTGTTAACCAGAAGACCATGCGTCTGCAGTTGTGGGATACTGCCGGACAGGAGCGCTTCCGCTCCCTCATGCCCAGTTACATTCGCGACTCTTCTTCCGCCATCGTAGTCTACGATATCACCAATCGCGAATCATTCGATCGCACCAGACAATGGATCAAAGATATTAAAGATA TGAGAGGAGATAAGGCTGTAATAGTTGTGGTTGGTAATAAAACGGATTTATTAGATAAACG TACTGTTTCATTTGAAGAAGGACAAAGTTTAGCTAATGAG ATGAATTGTTTTTTTCGAGAGACGAGCGCAAAGAATGGAGATAACGTACAGGAGTTGTTCACTCTTGTTGCTACTGAACTTTTGAAAACCATCGAACCCGAACCCGTCAGCGATAAAT TGGTTGACATTGATTTAAAGCCGTCGGCTCCGAGTGAGAGTACGAGTTGTGCTGGTAGAAGTGCGGCGAGTTTCACAAGTTTATCAAAAGTTTGTAGCCGCAACTGA
- a CDS encoding putative integral membrane protein, translating into MVHKVVIFMIICCNCVKYVEGSFLGLNRTGKPVSKMAFLYNSNRNTIKLNKTQIFAPFKKRSDTPPSVSTLFAEYQGNLPEDKDKRGYKEVFKDAIGVFKLKTKVSPLVSLISVSGYLIPFMVATRNYEFLLLSLSLPKFVDDIVTSLSSLHKFISSIPNLMEVIHLCINKVFISRNELVQNHFIKFNYTQGHILSLYGNLLCHVYSDFISSLGQGFLGSVIGYTMLLSTFTPLLYCMFCALLGTYSQLPLVSQAAQVSVGSDKMLTI; encoded by the exons ATGGTACATAAAGTAGTTATATTCATGATTATATGTTGTAATTGTGTAAAGTATGTGGAAGGCTCTTTTCTGGGCCTAAATCGCACCGGAAAACCCGTTAGTAAGATGGCATTTctgtataatagtaatagaaacacgataaaattaaataaaacacAAATTTTCGCGCCCTTTAAAAAAAGATCCGACACACCTCCTTCAGTCTCGACATTATTTGCAGAGTATCAAGGGAATCTGCCAGAAGATAAAGATAAAAGAGGATATAAAGAAGTGTTCAAAGATGCTATAGGGGtctttaaacttaaaacTAAAGTATCGCCACTAGTTTCTCTCATTTCAGTTTCCGGCTACTTAATACCTTTCATGGTTGCCACAAGG aattatgagtttttattattgtcATTGTCGTTGCCTAAGTTTGTGGATGACATTGTGACTTCACTGTCGAGTTTACACAAGTTTATCTCATCCATACCGAATCTGATGGAAGTGATTCACTTGTGTATTAATAAAGTTTTCATTTCAAGAAACGAACTCGTCCAAAATCATTTCATCAAATTCAATTACACACAA GGACATATATTATCATTGTATGGAAATTTATTATGTCATGTATACTCTGATTTCATAAGTAGTCTTGGGCAAGGGTTTTTAGGCTCAGTAATAGGCTATACAATGTTACTGTCAACTTTCACCCCGTTGCTTTATTGCATGTTTTGTGCCCTTTTGGGAACTTATTCACAACTCCCACTGGTCTCACAAGCCGCCCAAGTCAGTGTAGGATCAGACAAAATGCTCacaatataa
- the RPL18A gene encoding 60S ribosomal protein L18a: MDKMSKKMNSSLKPSLGQNLVQYHIVGRAAPTKKNPNPNTYRMSVFAKNSVLAKSRFWYFMKRLNKAKRSGGEILACNRLNEPKKGQVKNFGVLLRYKSRTGTHNMYKEYRDLTRTGAVSQMYGDMAGRHRARASCIQIIRVAEISDSDCKKPKVTQMHGKKLKFPILKPMPHVERKDRKLFSTKRPSLSL; this comes from the coding sequence atggATAAAATGAGTAAGAAGATGAATTCGTCATTGAAACCTTCATTGGGTCAGAATTTGGTACAGTATCATATAGTTGGCAGAGCCGCTCCAACTAAGAAGAACCCAAACCCAAATACCTACAGAATGAGCGTTTTTGCTAAAAATTCAGTCCTTGCAAAATCACGtttttggtattttatGAAACGCCTAAACAAGGCCAAGAGGTCTGGAGGTGAAATTTTAGCTTGCAACAGATTAAATGAGCCTAAAAAAGGAcaagttaaaaatttcgGTGTATTACTTCGTTATAAGTCAAGGACAGGTACTCATAATATGTATAAGGAATATCGAGACTTGACAAGGACTGGGGCAGTTTCTCAGATGTATGGTGACATGGCAGGCCGTCATCGTGCTCGTGCCAGTTGTATTCAAATCATTCGTGTTGCTGAGATTAGTGACAGTGACTGTAAGAAACCCAAAGTAACCCAGATGCACGGGAAAAAGCTAAAATTCCCGATCCTTAAACCCATGCCACACGTTGAAAGAAAGGATAGAAAACTTTTTTCAACTAAAAGGCCATCACTATCACTTTAA
- the Ttll11 gene encoding Tubulin-tyrosine ligase family protein, whose protein sequence is MNFFEHSGDWKNGEKIKNNSQGSYTSSGYFPEKDFRNFKTKSTVLTDHISQDSTRSTDSHEFETISLETQNDDSEALNYINEILGLLSKIPERSNGKINPSKNLNKLEESVKFSTLRECCRIKNENSLDRLLKLRLNQISKLKERCVKSDSGSKSKTDTQKSSKAKSLNGRGYLGKPVINLSESRSDFSLLTLCLKSLRWKSNNYNIGDIYWLGYSVTSQQLHELISNNKRVTYSKIAVNRFPGIQEITKKSNFYDLLEVYSRHKLLNTTIDNSNSGNDTNNSHDSNVRYWPRSYRLPDDFKKVLKLVENNVPLIFKPSNGSMGQGVRVVTVPEDISEEMLVDYTAQEYVSIPLLIRGKKFDIRLYLLLIGSGKCDKVSTSYPGIKGFIFKNSLVRFCTENYEYPSIINSNNNFIHLTNYNINKANVAKYHRGDPEDENNSKRPLKSVLKSLELEGYNEQNIWSQIMNIGSITIQTIYPDMYLNTQMTTHMNTPGNGQVNFKMNDKIDNFQIFGLDVMIDVYGRVWLLEVNCCPSLKTSYFDGKGFKDDEVDLMIKVPLITEALKIVNITLNGDSEYDKNSYKFEDWDEINTNLFKPELALIIKLFKRAKGGNLAKKCITKRDWRKFCKFTGITNIITVFTVKTQDNNNNINDTDNTDEVKSKLESKKMINKLFAEVAKGTEGVCFTDFIILLGRCCKIIEDWIKISDGDTISTICEKNNFLIPLDIFRWSVSKPHNSTNNSETYVSSEFLHFLNACLCLSNNNLV, encoded by the coding sequence atgaattttttCGAACATAGTGGCGATTGGAAAAACGgagaaaaaattaaaaacaattCACAAGGGTCTTACACATCTAGTGGATATTTTCCAGAAAAGgattttagaaattttaaaactaaatcAACTGTTTTAACTGATCATATATCCCAAGATTCTACTAGAAGTACTGATTCACATGAATTTGAGACTATATCTCTTGAGACTCAAAATGATGATTCAGAAGCTCTAAATTACATAAATGAGATTTTAGGCcttttatctaaaattcCTGAAAGGTCAAATGGTAAAATAAATCCAAGTAAAAACTTAAATAAACTTGAAGAATCTGTAAAATTCAGTACCTTAAGGGAATGTTGTAggattaaaaatgaaaatagtTTAGATAGACTTCTAAAACTTAGGCTTAATcaaataagtaaattaaagGAACGGTGTGTTAAATCTGATTCAGGGTCAAAATCTAAAACCGATACTCAGAAGAGCTCAAAGGcaaaaagtttaaatgGAAGAGGTTACCTTGGGAAGCCAGTTATAAATCTTTCAGAATCTAGGAGTGATTTCTCCCTTTTAACACTGTGTTTAAAGTCTCTTAGATGGaaaagtaataattataatattggGGACATTTACTGGCTTGGTTACTCAGTCACTTCTCAACAACTTCATGAACTCATTTCCAACAATAAACGTGTAACTTATTCTAAAATCGCCGTTAACAGGTTTCCGGGAATTCAAGAAATTACTAAAAAAAGCAATTTCTACGATTTATTAGAAGTTTACTCAAGACACAAACTACTTAATACTACTATTGATAATTCCAATAGTGGTAATGATACTAATAACTCACATGATAGTAATGTAAGATATTGGCCGAGGAGTTATAGGTTACCggatgattttaaaaaagtaCTAAAGTtagttgaaaataatgttcCATTGATATTTAAACCTTCAAATGGTTCAATGGGCCAGGGTGTTAGGGTCGTAACTGTTCCCGAGGACATTAGTGAGGAGATGTTGGTGGACTATACTGCTCAGGAATATGTTTCAATACCACTTTTAATAAggggtaaaaaatttgacATTCGTCTATACCTATTACTGATTGGGTCTGGAAAATGTGATAAAGTTAGTACTAGTTACCCAGGAATTAAAGGTTTTATATTCAAGAATTCTTTGGTTAGATTTTGCACTGAAAACTATGAATATCCctcaataattaatagtaataacaATTTCATTCACTTAACTAACTACAATATAAACAAAGCAAATGTTGCAAAGTATCATAGAGGAGATCCAGAGGATGAAAATAACAGTAAAAGACCACTAAAATCAGTTCTAAAAAGTCTTGAGTTGGAAGGATATAATGAACAAAATATCTGGTCACAAATTATGAACATCGGATCCATCACCATACAAACCATTTACCCAGATATGTATCTCAACACACAAATGACCACACATATGAATACACCAGGAAATGGTcaagtaaattttaaaatgaatgataaaattgataacTTTCAAATATTTGGGTTAGATGTAATGATTGATGTTTATGGGCGTGTTTGGCTATTGGAAGTTAACTGTTGTCCTAGTTTGAAAACGAGCTATTTTGATGGAAAAGGGTTTAAAGATGATGAAGTAGACTTGATGATAAAAGTGCCTCTAATCACAGAAGCACTTAAAATTGTCAATATAACCTTAAATGGTGATTCAgaatatgataaaaatagttataAGTTTGAAGACTGGGATGAAATCAATAccaatttatttaaaccTGAATTAgcattaataataaaattgtttaaaagAGCAAAAGGTGGAAATTTGGCAAAAAAGTGTATAACTAAAAGGGATTGGAGGAAATTTTGCAAATTTACAGGAAtcacaaatattatcaCAGTATTCACCGTCAAAACTCaggataataataacaacaTTAATGATACTGATAATACAGATGAAGTTAAAAGTAAATTGGaaagtaaaaaaatgataaacaAGCTGTTTGCTGAGGTGGCAAAGGGTACTGAGGGTGTGTGTTTCACCGATTTTATAATTCTTTTGGGAAGGTGTTGTAAGATTATTGAAGattggataaaaataagtGATGGAGATACGATTTCAACTATTTGCGAaaagaataattttttaataccTCTTGACATTTTTAGATGGAGTGTTTCCAAACCTCACAACTCAACAAATAATTCAGAAACTTATGTTTCATCTGagtttttacactttttaaATGCTTGTCTCTGCTTAAgcaataataatttggtatAA
- a CDS encoding MerC mercury resistance family protein, which produces MNKRSSSIIEFFINYSSVLCLIDCVLLPIIVFISGLLNVFNNFEQFEKAAGIIELCLIIPFGCISLIVNFKRTKNVFLFLFGFLGIAIVTLSHFLQSHILHTVFSLLGCFMLIGSNFLSRKSHKHHHNKFESDNLTRASTESTESTESTESTQTNTKELINPI; this is translated from the exons ATGAATAAACGCTCGTCTTCTATTATTGAGTTTTTCATTAACTACTCCAGTGTACTCTGCCTCATCGACTGTGTTCTTTTACcaattatagtatttatcTCTGGTCTTCTAAACGTTTTCAACAACTTCGAACAATTTGAAAAAGCCGCTGGAATT ATTGAGTTATGTTTGATAATTCCCTTTGGATGTATATCGCTAATAGTGAATTTTAAGAGGACGAAGAATGTgtttttattcttatttgGATTTTTGGGAATTGCAATTGTAACACTTTCACACTTTCTGCAATCTCATATTCTACACACTGTTTTTTCACTTTTAGGCTGTTTTATGCTGATCGGAAGTAACTTTCTATCCAGGAAATCTCATAAACATCATCATAACAAATTTGAGTCTGATAACCTCACGCGAGCATCTACAGAATCCACAGAATCTACCGAATCTACTGAATCCACACAAACCAATACTAAAGAACTCATTAATCCCATCTAA
- the RPL18 gene encoding 60S ribosomal protein L18-3 — translation MGIDLVKAGRVKKPGRKALVSKNPYLRLLVKLYKFLSRRTDHSFNKVVLKRLLMPRRFKAPLSLSKLSKHMEKRPDNTAVVVGTVTNDERMDVVPKLSVCALRVTETARKRILASGGEVLTFDQLVARSPTGSRCTLLRGATKAREAVKHFRNEVKGNPKPYVRSKGRKFEKARGRRHSRAFKV, via the exons atg gGTATTGATTTAGTAAAGGCTGGTAGAGTGAAGAAACCAGGCCGTAAGGCTTTGGTTAGTAAGAATCCTTACCTTCGTCTTTTGGTTAAGCTTTACAAATTCCTCTCTAGACGCACTGACCACTCCTTTAACAAGGTTGTTCTAAAACGTCTTTTAATGCCCAGACGTTTCAAAGCTCCTCTTTCTCTTTCTAAACTCAGTAAACATATGGAAAAAAGACCCGATAACACAGCTGTTGTCGTTGGAACTGTTACAA ATGATGAGAGAATGGACGTGGTGCCGAAATTGAGTGTTTGTGCTTTAAGGGTTACTGAGACAGCAAGGAAACGTATTTTAGCCAGTGGCGGTGAAGTTTTAACCTTTGATCAGCTGGTTGCCAGGAGTCCCACGGGTTCAAGATGTACTCTTTTAAGAGGTGCAACTAAGGCTAGGGAAGCTGTAAAACACTTTAGAAATGAAGTCAAGGGTAATCCTAAACCCTACGTCAGATCAAAGGGAAGAAAATTCGAAAAGGCAAGAGGGCGTCGTCATTCCAGAGCCTTCAAAGTTTAA